A region of Ignavibacteriota bacterium DNA encodes the following proteins:
- a CDS encoding peptidoglycan DD-metalloendopeptidase family protein: MRNHDLKQKLKDLYMNRTLFMLTLSIFLSINGVCSAQIGNRNCTHSQLHINPITDDHIKHVEFLIDSLNAAGVFKMHKSLGNTTDNVKFEFPLSFTPDTANGIYSAYIRTGGGFFDHDQTSGLLDYMGGTHTYDGHKGTDWSLSPFRWHTMDNNLVSVVAAAPGVIVTKIDGNYDRVCSWKDSLREGWNGIIIQHSDGTKAWYIHFKKNSLTSKNVGDYVETGEYLGIVGSSGMSGGPHLHFQVMTANNKAVDPFLGPSNPDITESMWVEQPHYIDKGMNRLLIGSSAPIIQPCPEPEILNEKRNFISGDSITLSFYHRFSLQDDFTCRIRKPDGTIWDEINGTARAVSTWNKKLPNDAPIGVWHYEVESNSTIYSLTFNVGNTYALPEKVVLLSPIDETIIKKSEVKFLWHESKPDVTNYRIELNENDFVWLSDSTLTDTTLILNNFKLGTEFFWRVKAKNSYGWGDWSELWKFSIDDNTSVNENEYYSVKFFFSPNPAEEYVEIIQPSVGFEPSEGSEIRIYNVLGELVMTDSIHPMSKSHRMNVEHLPAGVYFVNIVGCNGACSIIEKFVKL, encoded by the coding sequence ATGAGAAATCATGATTTAAAACAAAAATTGAAGGACTTATATATGAACAGAACACTTTTTATGTTAACTTTGAGCATTTTTCTGAGTATTAATGGAGTTTGCTCTGCACAAATCGGAAATCGGAATTGTACCCATAGTCAACTCCATATTAATCCAATTACTGATGATCATATAAAACATGTAGAATTTTTAATTGACTCCTTAAATGCGGCAGGAGTTTTTAAAATGCACAAATCTTTAGGAAATACAACCGACAATGTGAAATTTGAATTTCCCTTGAGCTTTACGCCCGATACCGCAAATGGTATTTATTCAGCTTATATTAGAACCGGAGGTGGTTTTTTTGACCATGACCAAACAAGTGGACTGCTTGATTATATGGGAGGTACTCACACATACGATGGTCATAAAGGTACTGATTGGTCATTATCTCCTTTTAGATGGCATACAATGGACAATAATCTTGTGAGTGTTGTAGCAGCTGCACCCGGAGTAATTGTAACAAAGATTGATGGAAACTACGATCGTGTATGTTCTTGGAAGGATAGTCTCCGAGAAGGTTGGAATGGTATAATAATACAGCACTCTGATGGTACGAAAGCTTGGTATATTCATTTCAAGAAAAACTCATTAACATCAAAGAATGTAGGTGATTATGTTGAAACAGGTGAATATCTTGGCATTGTTGGCTCCTCGGGGATGTCCGGCGGACCACATTTGCATTTTCAAGTGATGACAGCAAATAATAAAGCAGTTGATCCATTCTTAGGTCCTTCTAATCCAGACATTACTGAAAGTATGTGGGTGGAACAACCTCATTACATTGACAAAGGGATGAACAGGTTGTTGATTGGTTCATCAGCACCGATTATTCAGCCTTGTCCTGAACCAGAAATATTAAATGAAAAACGCAATTTTATTTCAGGTGATTCTATTACTTTATCGTTTTATCACAGATTTTCACTTCAGGATGATTTTACTTGTAGGATTCGCAAGCCCGATGGTACTATTTGGGATGAAATTAATGGGACTGCTCGAGCCGTCAGCACTTGGAATAAGAAATTGCCGAATGATGCTCCAATTGGTGTATGGCATTACGAAGTAGAATCTAATTCAACTATTTACAGTTTGACTTTTAATGTAGGTAATACTTATGCATTGCCTGAAAAAGTAGTTTTGCTTTCACCCATTGATGAAACTATTATCAAAAAAAGTGAGGTTAAATTTCTTTGGCACGAAAGCAAACCTGATGTAACTAATTATCGAATTGAATTAAATGAAAACGATTTTGTGTGGCTCTCCGATTCAACTTTAACAGATACAACCTTAATACTCAATAATTTTAAATTAGGAACAGAGTTTTTTTGGCGTGTTAAAGCGAAGAATTCATACGGATGGGGCGATTGGAGCGAACTTTGGAAATTTTCGATTGATGATAATACAAGTGTGAATGAGAATGAATACTATTCCGTGAAATTTTTCTTTTCCCCCAATCCCGCAGAAGAATATGTTGAAATTATTCAACCTTCCGTAGGTTTCGAACCTTCGGAAGGTTCAGAAATAAGGATATATAATGTATTGGGTGAATTGGTAATGACAGATTCAATTCATCCGATGTCTAAAAGTCATCGGATGAATGTTGAACATTTGCCTGCAGGAGTGTATTTCGTGAATATTGTAGGTTGCAATGGAGCTTGCTCCATTATAGAGAAGTTTGTGAAGCTTTAG
- a CDS encoding PD40 domain-containing protein: protein MNRNNIAKLFNLKILFFLCLIYIIPTLESCKTAEVCPEIKASGNASSNVNTPDDQLSPFIFDKDVFYTNRNRKAQKFSMMTGVLRKDEIINTIPLKDVNINSISDGGLIKLYRKNILNRTFAYFAGITTTTKVPNSDIYFTYKNDNDSWVLPVMPENINSEYYESYPALSYDGNLLVFASDRPGGLGGIDLYVSVKNENGIWSQPINLGKDINTEGDDIAPFINLDGSLIYSTNGRNESNTFDVFIANETERGIWRNSHKLPAPINTNHNETGASLYNNNIYLSSDRPGGCGGYDIYTFRHCGDVILEGIVEGEKKELPLEGKLYLLDGNRELINVTEIKQDGKFRLELQPSNIYYLQYFNSCVPNYVPEQLVIAPCSDTTVVKIMVKFVIPASTRKFDFANYKVPFFVSGYYHPNTPSTLDNLRLKFAYNLIGNEPETKYIEKPGEQYDDFAIIVQGALDDAIEHIGRMLENTNEDCIRNQRSFKIKVNGFADPRPISDFSKYADESINDNILKFSIEKNAIIDNSKLSLLRAYFTAKYIMTKLKPKVTNEQFSMIKWEIEGLGIDESDKTNELKRRVNIEIGVVE, encoded by the coding sequence ATGAATAGAAATAATATCGCAAAATTATTTAATTTGAAAATATTATTTTTTTTGTGTTTAATTTATATCATTCCTACTCTGGAATCCTGCAAAACTGCTGAAGTATGCCCGGAAATCAAAGCTTCAGGGAATGCCTCATCGAATGTAAATACTCCTGATGACCAGCTTTCGCCTTTCATTTTTGATAAAGATGTTTTTTACACAAACAGAAATCGCAAAGCACAGAAATTTTCGATGATGACAGGTGTTCTTCGTAAAGATGAGATTATCAATACTATTCCTCTTAAGGATGTAAATATTAACTCTATCAGTGATGGAGGATTAATTAAGCTGTACCGCAAGAATATTCTGAACAGAACATTTGCTTATTTTGCAGGAATAACAACTACTACAAAAGTACCGAACAGCGACATTTATTTCACATATAAAAATGATAATGATAGCTGGGTTTTGCCTGTTATGCCTGAAAATATAAATTCTGAATATTACGAATCATATCCCGCACTTTCTTATGACGGCAATCTTCTTGTTTTTGCATCAGATCGCCCTGGTGGGCTTGGCGGGATTGACCTGTACGTATCTGTAAAAAATGAAAATGGCATATGGTCGCAACCGATTAATCTCGGTAAAGATATCAATACTGAAGGAGATGATATTGCTCCTTTTATAAACCTTGACGGAAGTCTCATTTATTCAACAAATGGTAGGAATGAAAGCAATACATTTGATGTATTTATAGCAAATGAAACAGAAAGAGGCATCTGGAGAAACTCACACAAACTTCCGGCACCAATAAATACAAATCACAATGAAACCGGAGCTAGTCTGTATAATAATAATATTTATTTGTCATCTGACAGACCAGGTGGTTGTGGAGGATATGATATTTACACATTCAGACACTGCGGAGATGTTATCCTTGAAGGCATTGTAGAGGGTGAGAAGAAAGAGCTTCCGCTTGAAGGTAAACTCTATCTTCTTGACGGTAATCGTGAACTGATTAATGTTACAGAAATAAAACAAGACGGGAAATTCAGATTAGAACTTCAGCCATCAAATATTTACTATTTGCAGTATTTTAATTCATGTGTTCCGAATTATGTTCCTGAGCAGCTTGTTATCGCACCATGTTCTGATACAACTGTTGTTAAGATAATGGTAAAATTTGTCATTCCTGCATCAACACGTAAATTCGACTTTGCTAATTACAAAGTGCCATTTTTTGTTTCCGGGTATTATCACCCCAATACACCATCAACACTTGATAATTTAAGGTTGAAATTTGCTTATAACCTCATTGGAAATGAACCCGAAACTAAGTATATCGAAAAGCCCGGTGAACAATATGATGATTTCGCTATTATTGTACAAGGTGCTTTAGACGATGCTATCGAGCATATCGGACGTATGCTCGAAAATACAAATGAGGATTGTATCAGAAATCAAAGAAGCTTCAAAATTAAAGTCAATGGATTTGCAGACCCAAGACCTATTTCAGACTTCTCAAAATATGCAGATGAAAGCATTAATGATAATATCTTGAAATTCTCAATCGAGAAAAACGCCATTATTGACAATTCAAAACTTTCGCTTCTCAGGGCTTATTTTACAGCAAAATATATAATGACAAAACTCAAACCGAAGGTTACTAACGAACAATTCTCAATGATAAAATGGGAAATTGAAGGACTCGGTATTGACGAAAGTGATAAGACAAATGAGCTTAAAAGGCGTGTAAACATTGAAATTGGAGTTGTAGAATAA
- a CDS encoding type II toxin-antitoxin system HicB family antitoxin translates to MSKYEILIYWSDDDNSFIAELPELPGCMADGKDYNEALKNIQVVMQEWIETAISLGRTVPEAKGKLIYA, encoded by the coding sequence ATGAGTAAATATGAAATTTTAATATATTGGAGCGATGACGATAATTCCTTTATCGCTGAATTACCCGAACTCCCGGGCTGTATGGCTGATGGAAAAGACTATAATGAAGCTTTAAAGAATATACAAGTTGTTATGCAAGAATGGATTGAAACAGCTATTTCGTTAGGTAGAACAGTACCTGAAGCAAAAGGTAAATTGATATATGCCTAA
- a CDS encoding ABC transporter permease yields MKIELRIALRYIITKRSFHFISVITILSLIGITVGVAALISVLSIFNGFQNLTKAQFIGFDPHLRIVPEKGAWIDADEKLIEKIRSMPETKQVTKTIGGRIVGINDKELQVFSLVSIPKEDLDFLEGVRKTTIFGNFSIQTSSGFPAMVMGNALADRLRVLPGDTIKLVSPKMIEQSVVGFQRQREVRAVVTGIFNSNIKDYDIMYGFASDTLGKLLLNPKIGHYSTIDIKLHKIENLEYVKSNLHTLTAGISNIKIQSWQDLNPDLFNIMRFERFATFSILSIIIVLAVFNVLVSLSMTVVEKRQDIGILKALGAGRSMIRNIFLWEGIIIGIVSTTIGTALGLFLTWGQINFKWFRIDASKFIIDAIPVAVSTSDVVIVALFSLFLTSIATIYPAFRASSTEVIEAIRTG; encoded by the coding sequence ATGAAAATTGAACTTAGAATTGCACTCAGATATATAATCACAAAAAGGTCATTCCATTTTATTTCTGTGATCACTATTTTATCATTAATTGGTATTACAGTAGGTGTAGCAGCATTAATTTCAGTACTATCAATATTTAACGGGTTTCAGAATTTGACTAAAGCTCAGTTTATTGGTTTTGACCCTCACCTGAGAATAGTACCCGAAAAAGGAGCATGGATTGATGCAGATGAAAAACTAATTGAGAAAATAAGGAGTATGCCTGAGACGAAGCAAGTAACAAAAACTATTGGCGGTAGAATTGTAGGAATAAATGACAAAGAATTGCAAGTATTTTCGCTTGTAAGCATTCCTAAAGAAGATTTGGATTTTCTCGAAGGTGTAAGAAAAACAACTATTTTCGGCAATTTTTCTATACAAACGAGCAGTGGATTTCCCGCAATGGTAATGGGGAATGCTTTAGCTGACAGACTTAGGGTATTACCGGGTGATACTATAAAACTTGTTTCACCCAAGATGATAGAGCAGTCAGTCGTTGGTTTTCAGAGGCAGCGCGAAGTTAGGGCTGTTGTAACCGGAATATTCAATTCCAATATTAAAGACTATGATATTATGTACGGTTTTGCTTCGGATACTCTTGGCAAATTACTATTGAATCCTAAAATCGGACATTACTCAACTATAGATATTAAACTTCACAAAATTGAAAACCTCGAATATGTCAAGAGCAATTTGCATACTTTAACTGCCGGCATTTCAAATATCAAGATTCAAAGCTGGCAGGATCTAAATCCCGATTTATTCAATATAATGAGATTTGAAAGATTTGCTACTTTTTCAATATTAAGTATTATTATTGTACTTGCAGTATTTAATGTTCTGGTTTCTCTGTCAATGACAGTAGTCGAGAAGCGTCAGGATATTGGAATACTTAAAGCTCTTGGTGCAGGCAGAAGCATGATTCGGAATATATTCCTTTGGGAAGGTATAATAATTGGCATTGTCAGTACTACAATTGGTACGGCACTTGGACTATTTTTGACATGGGGACAAATAAATTTCAAATGGTTCAGAATTGATGCAAGTAAATTTATAATTGATGCAATTCCTGTTGCAGTTTCTACAAGCGATGTTGTAATTGTTGCTCTATTCTCATTATTTTTAACGTCAATTGCAACAATATATCCGGCATTCAGAGCATCATCAACAGAAGTTATTGAAGCTATCCGAACCGGATAG
- the ppk1 gene encoding polyphosphate kinase 1 → MRNIPASRITGKLRTKNSNGKSLTSYDLYFNRELSLIEFQRRVLSEAENPKQPLLERLKFCSILSSNLDEFFMIRVAGLKSQIAGDVVELSYDGMTPKQQLKEIRKRLLPIYKNQEKIIKEQIFPELASNGVVIDHYNNLNDNDKSDLKEYFLTELLPVLTPLSLGPANPFPRLINRSLNIAFVLSDGKDDYIEKNVAFIQVPNVLPRFINIPNETGIRYVLIEHIIISFADIIFPGLRIEAANTFRVTRDADFEIAEDEAEDLLSEIAEQVKLRNWGRAAVRLEVTAKMPDYLAKLLMKALELEADDLYIHDRPLNLVDFMELMKLDLRNLKDIPFVSKKIPEFDGEFDDMFNYLKSNEILVHHPFDTFSGSTVKLISDAACDPDVLAIKITLYRAGSNSEVVESLKKAAENGKYVTAFVELKARFDEEKNIIWAKALEQSGAHVIYGVPGLKTHCKIALVVRRESGKIKTYIHLSTGNYNQVTARLYTDIGYFTSNEKFGQDATHLFNYLTAYSYHKDWNHLIVAPVDLKNRILEMIEREIELHTPENPGMIFAKMNSLAHREVIPALYKASQNGVKIRLLVRGICCLKPDVPGFSENIEVKSIIGRFLEHSRIFYFKNGGNEEYYLSSADWMSRNLQRRVELMFPILDDSLKQQLWNILNIYWDDNCNSWRLLNSGEYEKIKCPEDEEPISAQDYFLEEIRNYKLF, encoded by the coding sequence ATGAGAAATATACCAGCTTCAAGAATTACCGGAAAACTACGCACAAAAAACAGCAATGGAAAGTCATTGACCTCTTATGATTTGTATTTCAATCGTGAACTTAGTTTGATTGAATTTCAGCGAAGAGTATTAAGTGAAGCCGAAAATCCAAAACAACCTCTATTGGAGAGATTGAAATTTTGTTCTATTTTAAGCTCAAATTTAGATGAATTTTTTATGATAAGGGTTGCCGGACTTAAAAGCCAGATAGCTGGTGATGTGGTTGAGCTTTCTTATGACGGAATGACTCCAAAGCAACAACTAAAGGAAATCCGCAAAAGATTACTGCCAATTTATAAGAATCAGGAAAAAATCATCAAGGAACAGATATTCCCTGAATTAGCTTCAAACGGTGTGGTGATAGACCATTACAACAATTTAAATGACAATGACAAATCTGATTTGAAGGAATATTTTCTTACTGAATTACTTCCTGTTCTGACTCCACTTTCGTTGGGACCTGCAAATCCATTTCCAAGATTGATTAACAGAAGCTTGAATATTGCATTTGTACTAAGTGACGGAAAAGATGATTATATAGAAAAGAATGTTGCTTTTATTCAGGTTCCAAACGTATTGCCAAGGTTTATTAATATTCCCAATGAAACCGGTATCAGATATGTTCTGATTGAGCATATTATCATTTCTTTTGCGGATATTATTTTCCCCGGATTAAGAATTGAAGCAGCAAATACCTTTCGGGTAACCCGTGACGCTGACTTTGAAATCGCAGAAGATGAAGCTGAAGATTTGCTTTCAGAGATTGCTGAACAGGTAAAATTACGCAACTGGGGACGAGCTGCAGTACGACTTGAAGTAACTGCAAAAATGCCGGATTACTTAGCAAAACTGCTTATGAAAGCTCTTGAACTCGAAGCAGATGACTTGTATATTCATGACAGACCACTTAATCTTGTTGATTTTATGGAACTAATGAAGTTAGATCTTAGAAATCTAAAAGATATCCCATTTGTATCAAAGAAAATACCTGAATTTGATGGTGAATTTGATGATATGTTTAATTATTTAAAATCAAATGAGATACTTGTACATCATCCATTTGATACTTTTTCGGGTTCGACTGTAAAACTTATTTCAGACGCAGCTTGCGACCCTGATGTCCTTGCTATAAAGATTACACTTTATCGTGCCGGAAGTAATTCTGAAGTAGTGGAATCACTAAAAAAAGCTGCCGAAAACGGAAAATATGTTACTGCATTTGTGGAGCTTAAAGCCAGATTTGACGAAGAGAAAAATATAATATGGGCTAAAGCTCTCGAACAGTCAGGCGCTCATGTCATATATGGAGTACCCGGACTGAAAACGCATTGTAAAATTGCATTAGTTGTTAGACGAGAATCCGGTAAAATTAAAACCTATATACACTTGTCTACAGGTAATTATAATCAGGTAACTGCTCGTCTTTATACTGATATTGGATACTTCACATCTAATGAAAAATTCGGTCAGGATGCTACTCATCTTTTCAATTACCTTACTGCATATTCTTACCACAAAGACTGGAATCATCTAATTGTTGCGCCTGTTGACCTTAAAAACAGAATTCTGGAAATGATTGAACGTGAAATTGAACTACATACGCCTGAAAATCCGGGAATGATTTTCGCTAAAATGAACTCTCTTGCCCATAGGGAAGTAATTCCCGCTCTATACAAAGCATCTCAGAATGGTGTAAAGATTCGTCTTCTGGTTCGAGGAATTTGCTGCCTGAAGCCTGATGTTCCGGGTTTCAGTGAAAACATTGAAGTAAAGAGTATTATTGGTAGATTCTTAGAACATAGCAGAATATTTTACTTCAAAAACGGAGGAAACGAAGAGTATTATTTGTCAAGTGCCGACTGGATGTCTCGAAATCTGCAGAGAAGAGTGGAGTTAATGTTTCCAATACTTGATGATTCTCTAAAACAGCAGTTATGGAATATTTTGAATATTTATTGGGATGATAACTGCAACTCATGGAGACTTTTAAATTCCGGAGAGTATGAAAAAATCAAGTGTCCCGAAGATGAAGAACCTATATCAGCTCAAGACTATTTTCTTGAAGAAATCCGCAATTATAAGTTGTTTTAA
- a CDS encoding cryptochrome/photolyase family protein: MEVSLIFPNHIYEYNPCIKTNRKVFIVEESLYFTSRKFHKQKLVLHRASMKFYEEYLTKYGYDVDYIAFWRSNSLEDIFKMLSERGVKKIHHVETVDYHMEIEINSLCRKYGMTRKLYNTPNFMIKHDEAASYFDDGKYLMADFYIKQRKKLDILIKDGKPIGGKWSFDTENRKKMPDNVKLPEINFPEKNKHVYEAIDYINKHFPDNPGRAEEFKYPVTFQSAIQFLDEFLKTRMENYGAFQDAILSEEVFLFHSVLTPFMNTGILSPQYIVNRALEFHDDYDYPLNSLEGFIRQIIGWREFIRAVYVIEGNRQRNSNFWKAERSIPKSFWTGETGIKPIDDSIKKNLKHGWCHHIERLMVLGNFMQLCEFNPDEVYNWFMEMFVDAYEWVMVPNVYGMSQYADGGLMSTKPYLSGSNYILKMSDYKKDEWCDIWDALYRRFIFKNRDVLAQNPRMKLIIHQIDNMEKDKLESSLKLAEEFLSNLK, encoded by the coding sequence ATGGAAGTTTCACTAATTTTTCCTAATCATATTTACGAATATAATCCTTGCATCAAAACAAATAGAAAAGTTTTCATTGTGGAAGAAAGCTTGTATTTTACATCAAGAAAATTTCATAAACAAAAACTTGTTCTTCATAGGGCAAGTATGAAATTCTATGAAGAGTACCTTACAAAATATGGCTATGATGTTGACTATATTGCCTTCTGGAGAAGCAATTCACTTGAAGATATTTTCAAAATGCTTTCTGAAAGAGGAGTAAAAAAAATCCATCACGTTGAAACTGTTGATTATCACATGGAAATTGAAATTAACAGTCTTTGCAGAAAATATGGTATGACTAGAAAACTTTACAATACTCCTAATTTTATGATCAAACATGATGAAGCAGCTTCATACTTCGATGATGGCAAATATTTAATGGCAGATTTTTATATTAAACAAAGAAAAAAATTGGATATTCTTATCAAAGATGGAAAACCGATTGGTGGTAAATGGAGTTTTGATACAGAAAATAGAAAAAAAATGCCTGATAATGTAAAACTGCCTGAAATAAATTTTCCTGAAAAAAATAAGCATGTTTACGAGGCTATTGATTATATAAACAAACATTTTCCTGATAATCCCGGAAGAGCTGAAGAATTCAAATATCCCGTAACATTTCAATCTGCAATTCAATTTTTGGATGAATTTCTTAAGACACGAATGGAAAATTATGGAGCTTTTCAGGATGCGATTCTGTCTGAAGAGGTGTTTCTTTTTCATTCAGTGCTTACACCATTTATGAATACAGGTATTTTATCGCCTCAGTATATCGTAAACAGAGCTTTGGAATTTCATGACGATTATGATTATCCCCTCAATTCACTTGAGGGTTTTATTCGGCAGATAATCGGTTGGCGGGAGTTCATCCGTGCTGTTTATGTAATTGAAGGTAATCGCCAGAGAAATTCCAATTTCTGGAAAGCTGAAAGAAGTATTCCGAAATCATTTTGGACAGGTGAAACCGGCATCAAGCCTATTGACGATTCAATCAAAAAAAACCTCAAGCACGGCTGGTGTCATCATATTGAGCGGCTTATGGTATTGGGAAATTTTATGCAATTATGCGAATTTAACCCTGATGAGGTTTATAATTGGTTTATGGAAATGTTTGTAGATGCTTATGAATGGGTGATGGTTCCTAATGTTTACGGAATGAGCCAGTATGCAGACGGTGGATTGATGAGTACTAAACCTTATTTATCAGGCTCAAATTATATCCTGAAAATGAGTGATTATAAAAAAGATGAATGGTGCGATATCTGGGATGCTCTCTACAGAAGATTTATTTTCAAAAATCGTGATGTGCTTGCTCAAAATCCAAGGATGAAACTTATAATCCACCAAATTGATAATATGGAAAAAGATAAACTCGAAAGTTCCTTAAAATTAGCTGAGGAATTTTTAAGTAATCTTAAGTAA
- a CDS encoding tetratricopeptide repeat protein yields the protein MKRYLIIFFLLLGISKLYSQGAVNSPAVIFQFIEKSPIMYQFSELKDTILPPDRSKNVLENKYRRIVDGDEIFVIEYDDEIFSNELYILGMSLLNSGNYDDAASKFKLLYENFPDFYKALTLQGLCLLKKGNADDALDLLRDAISENFIDFEAHLLLADLYDEMGLIDVAIRHVLFANIINRNNPEINNKRLEIFKKKGFSNVEWFFVPQIKYKASKSDVEMIVKEQYTGYAMAESLWKFDDEYRKTKSDPDAEINLNRTYECISTHAAAVSRFPMYFDTPEGKCFKAALENKMVSEFVYFEIILPDYPAEALKLSETRIHKIANYIINARGEVK from the coding sequence ATGAAAAGGTATCTTATAATATTTTTTTTATTGTTAGGAATTTCTAAGTTGTATTCACAGGGAGCAGTCAATAGCCCGGCTGTTATATTTCAATTTATTGAAAAATCTCCAATTATGTATCAATTCTCAGAACTTAAAGATACAATTTTGCCACCTGACAGGTCAAAGAATGTATTAGAGAACAAGTACAGGCGCATTGTTGATGGTGATGAAATCTTTGTAATAGAATATGATGATGAAATTTTCAGCAACGAACTTTACATTTTGGGTATGAGTTTATTGAATTCCGGAAATTATGATGATGCTGCAAGTAAATTTAAGCTACTTTATGAAAATTTCCCTGATTTTTATAAAGCATTAACTTTGCAGGGACTTTGTCTACTTAAAAAAGGCAATGCAGATGACGCACTTGACTTATTGAGAGACGCAATCAGTGAAAATTTTATTGATTTTGAAGCACATCTGTTACTTGCTGATTTGTATGATGAGATGGGATTGATAGATGTAGCAATCAGACATGTCCTTTTTGCAAATATAATTAATCGCAATAATCCTGAAATCAATAACAAAAGACTTGAAATTTTTAAAAAGAAAGGATTTAGCAATGTAGAATGGTTTTTTGTTCCGCAAATAAAATATAAAGCAAGTAAAAGCGACGTTGAAATGATAGTTAAAGAGCAATATACCGGATACGCAATGGCTGAATCCCTTTGGAAGTTTGATGATGAATATCGAAAAACCAAAAGTGACCCTGATGCAGAGATTAATTTGAACAGAACTTATGAATGTATTTCAACACATGCAGCAGCTGTTTCGCGATTTCCAATGTATTTCGATACTCCTGAAGGCAAATGCTTCAAAGCCGCTTTAGAAAATAAAATGGTAAGCGAATTTGTATATTTCGAAATTATATTACCTGATTATCCGGCAGAGGCATTGAAATTATCAGAAACCAGAATCCACAAAATTGCAAATTATATAATAAACGCCAGAGGCGAAGTTAAATAA
- the alr gene encoding alanine racemase: MRSTIAEINLFNLRHNLKMIRKAAGNSDIMPVIKADAYGHGAVRIAQELRKEGVDVIGVAFADEAVRLRREGDTGEIFILIPGTELDIDFYAAYNLQASVEDFEVLRKLSEEAVKRNMKIKTHLFINSGMNRDGIKPENAIEFMNESSRLAGIEMIGILTHLASSELDDRTFANYQLNQFDDTIEKLKAAGYNFKYIHSLNSGGVLNFSDPKYNIARCGISLYGYMDFENMSQKLDLKPVMTLKSKVININTVSEGDNVGYSLKYISDSQKKVAVVPFGYGDGYHRILSGKADCLIHGRRYKLVGTICMDQCLIDVGNDDVTIGDEVVFLGVQGNDTITAYELAEVMGTIPYEITTAIKERVPRIYID; this comes from the coding sequence ATGCGTTCGACAATAGCTGAAATAAACTTATTTAATTTGCGGCACAATTTAAAAATGATTCGTAAGGCAGCAGGAAATTCTGATATAATGCCTGTAATCAAGGCTGATGCTTACGGACATGGCGCTGTGAGAATAGCTCAAGAGCTAAGAAAAGAAGGTGTTGATGTCATCGGAGTTGCATTTGCAGATGAAGCCGTAAGACTTAGAAGAGAAGGAGACACCGGTGAAATTTTTATTCTGATTCCGGGCACTGAATTAGATATTGACTTTTATGCGGCATATAATCTTCAGGCTTCTGTTGAGGACTTTGAAGTTTTGAGAAAGTTGTCGGAAGAGGCAGTCAAGCGAAATATGAAAATCAAAACTCATCTTTTTATCAATTCAGGGATGAATCGTGATGGTATTAAACCTGAGAATGCAATTGAATTTATGAATGAATCAAGCCGTCTTGCCGGCATTGAAATGATTGGCATTCTCACTCATTTAGCAAGCTCAGAGCTTGATGACAGAACTTTTGCCAATTATCAGTTGAATCAATTTGATGATACAATCGAAAAATTAAAAGCCGCCGGGTATAATTTCAAATATATACATTCTCTTAACAGCGGGGGTGTGCTTAATTTCTCTGACCCTAAGTATAACATTGCAAGATGCGGAATTTCGCTATATGGATATATGGATTTTGAAAATATGTCCCAAAAGTTGGATTTAAAGCCGGTAATGACACTTAAATCAAAAGTAATTAATATTAACACTGTTTCTGAAGGTGATAACGTTGGATACAGCTTGAAATATATCTCCGACTCTCAGAAAAAAGTGGCAGTTGTGCCTTTTGGATACGGCGATGGTTATCACAGAATATTATCCGGTAAAGCAGATTGCCTCATTCACGGCAGGAGATATAAGCTTGTCGGGACTATTTGTATGGACCAATGCCTGATTGATGTTGGAAATGATGATGTAACAATCGGTGATGAAGTCGTTTTCCTTGGCGTACAGGGAAATGATACCATTACAGCTTATGAACTGGCTGAGGTAATGGGGACAATCCCTTATGAAATCACGACGGCAATTAAAGAGCGTGTACCCCGAATTTATATAGATTGA